TTGACGCGCGCTGCGATTGCGTCACGGTCGGGAGCCATGTCGGATACGAACACCCTCAGCCCTGCCGAACAGCTGACCGAGCTCAAGCGCGGCGTCGTGGACCTGCACGTCGAGGCCGACCTCGCGAAGCGCCTTGCCGAGGGGCGCCCGCTGCGCATCAAGGCGGGTTTCGACCCCACGCGTCCGGATCTGCATCTGGGGCACGTGGTGCTCATGAACAAGATGCGGCAGTTCCAGGCGCTGGGACACGAGGTGGTGTTCATCGTGGGCGACTTCACCGCCCAGATCGGTGACCCCACGGGCAAGAGCGCCACGCGCTCGGTGCCCAGCGCGGAGGAGATCAAGCTCGGGGCGGAGAGCTACGCGCAGCAGGCCTTCCGCATCCTGGACACCGAGAAGACGCGCGTGGTGTTCAACAGCGAGTGGCTCTCGAGCATGCGCTTCGACGACGTCATCCGCCTGGCCGGCAAGTACACGCTGGCGCGCATGATGGAGCGCGACGACTTCAAGCGGCGCTACCAGGAGCACGAGAGCATCTCCATCCACGAGCTGCTCTACCCGCTGGCCCAGGGCTTCGACTCGGTGCACCTCGAGTGCGACGTGGAGCTGGGCGGCACGGATCAGCTGTTCAACCTCATGGTCGGCCGCGACTTGATGAAGGAGTTCGGTAAGCGCCCGCAGGTGGTCATGACCACGCCCATCCTGGAGGGGCTCAACGCGCGCTTCGAGGACGGCAAGATCGTGGGCGACAAGATGAGCAAGTCTCTGGACAACTACGTGGGCGTGGCCGAGCCGGCGGACCAGCAGTTCGGCAAGCTCATGAGCATCAGCGACCCGCTCATGTGGCGCTACTACGAGCTGCTGTCCGAGCGCCCGTCGGGGGAGCTGAAGCATCTGCGCGAGGGCTGCGACAGCGGCGCCCTCAACCCCAAGGTGGCC
This window of the Sandaracinaceae bacterium genome carries:
- a CDS encoding tyrosine--tRNA ligase — protein: MSDTNTLSPAEQLTELKRGVVDLHVEADLAKRLAEGRPLRIKAGFDPTRPDLHLGHVVLMNKMRQFQALGHEVVFIVGDFTAQIGDPTGKSATRSVPSAEEIKLGAESYAQQAFRILDTEKTRVVFNSEWLSSMRFDDVIRLAGKYTLARMMERDDFKRRYQEHESISIHELLYPLAQGFDSVHLECDVELGGTDQLFNLMVGRDLMKEFGKRPQVVMTTPILEGLNARFEDGKIVGDKMSKSLDNYVGVAEPADQQFGKLMSISDPLMWRYYELLSERPSGELKHLREGCDSGALNPKVAKLQLAGEIVARFHSAAVAREAEARWQAQFSQGEVPDDMPEFTLTGEDGGLWLPRVMTLAGLSPSTSDGRRRIEQGAVQVDGEKVSDLKASLKSGGTYVIKAGKRAWARVRVD